CGTGCCGCCGGTGGTGAGGACGACGGCGTAGCGGGCGGAGGCGACGGCACCGCGCAGGGCGGCTTCCACCGGTTCGCCGTCGGGCACCACCTGCGGGCCGTCGACCTCGAAGCCCATGGCGGCCAGGCCCTCGGCGAGCAGCGGGCCGCCCTTGTCGGGGTAGATGCCGGCCGCGGCGCGGTTGGAGGCGGTGACGACCAGGGCGCGTGCGGCTGTCATGACCGGCTCCAGTCGCCGGACTTGCCGCCGGTCTTCTCCTCCACACGGATGTCGGAGATCACCGCTGCCTTGTCGACGGCCTTGACCATGTCGACGACGGTGAGCGCGGCGACCGAGACGGCGGTCAGGGCCTCCATCTCGACGCCCGTGCGGTCGGTGGTCTTGACGGTGGCCGTGATCTCGACGGCGTCGTCGGTGAGGGAGAGGTCCACCGTGACGCCGGAGACGGCCAGCGGGTGACACAGCGGGATCAGCTCGGGGGTGCGCTTGGCGCCCATGATGCCGGCGATCCGGGCGGTGGCCAGGGCGTCGCCCTTGGGCATGCCCTCGCTCCGCAGCAGCTCGATGACCTGCGCGGAGACCAGGACGCGGCCGCGGGCGGCGGCGGTGCGGGCGGTGACGTCCTTCGCGGAGACGTCGACCATCCGCGCCGCGCCCGCCGCGTCGAGATGGGTGAGGTGGTGCTGGCCGCTGCTCATCGTTCTCCCGGTACCCAAACTGCCGCCTGTGGGACGACACCGTACCCCCGGCGGCAGCGGGCTATCCGATCAGGACGATGTCCACGTCCGAGCCCGCGGCGACCTCGGTGGTGTCCTCGGGGACGATGATCAGCGCGTTGGCGTGCGCCATGGCCTTGATCAGGTGGGAGCCGGCGCCGCCGACGGGGGTGACCGTGCCGGCGTCGGGGTCGTACGCACCGCGCAGGAACTGGCGCTTCCCCTGGGGCGAGGAGGCGACGGCGTCGGCGCACCGGGCGGTCGTGACCGGGCGGTGCACCTCGGGCAGCCCCATCAGGGCCCGGATGGCGGGCCGGACGAACAGCTCGAAGGAGACGTACGAGCTGACGGGGTTGCCGGGCAGCGCGAGGAGCGGAGTGCGGTCGGGGCCGATGAGGCCGAAGCCCTGGGGCTTGCCCGGCTGCATGGCGAGGGTGCGGAACTCGACCGTGCCTTCGTCGGCGGACAGGGCGGTCAGGGTCTCCTTGACCACGTCGTACGCGCCGACGCTGACGCCGCCGCTGGTGACCAGGAGGTCGGCCCGGATGAGCTGGTCCTCCAGGGTGGAGCGGAGGGTGTCGGCGTCGTCGGCGACGGCGCCGACGCGGTAGGGAATGGCACCGGCGGCGCGGGCGGCGGCGGTGAGCTGGAAGCTGTTGGAGTCGTGGATCTGCCCGGGTCCCAACGCCTCGCCGGGCTGGACCAGTTCGCTGCCGGTCGACAGCACCACCACGCGGGGGCGGGGGCAGACCTTGACCGTGCCGCGGCCGATGGCGGCGAGCAGGCCGATCTGGGAAGGACCGAGGACCGTGCCCGCCCGCAGGGCCGGCTCGCCTTCGGCGGCGTCGCTGCCGCGGGTGCGGATATGGGCGCCGGCGGCGGCCGGGCGGTGGACGCGGACCTCACCCGCGGCGTCCTGGGGGGCGGCGCTGTGGGCGCGCATCGTGGCGGCCGGCCCCTCGCCCGTGCCGCCGTCGGTCCATTCGACGGGGACGACGGCCTCGGCGCCGGGCGGCAGCGGGGCGCCGGTCATGATGCGGGCGGCCTGGCCGGGGCCGATCTCCGGCAGTGCGCCGGTGCCCGCCGCGACATCGCCGAGGACGGTGAGGGTGACCGGCGCCTCTTCCGTGGCGCCCGCCACATCGGCGGCGCGGACCGCGTAGCCGTCCATGGAGCTGTTGTCGAAGGGCGGCAGGGCGACGGGGACCGTGATGTCCTCGACCAGGACGCAGCCCTGGGCTTCGAGGAGCTGCAGCTCGATCGGGTCCAGCGGGGCGATCTTCGCCAGGACGTCGTCGAGGTGCTCGGCCACCGACCAGACACGGTCCTGGTGGCGGGTCCGGCCGGTGGCGTGGTTCAACGTTTCACATCTCCTCGGTGACGTAACTGCGAAGCCAGGACCGGAAGTCCGGGCCCAGGTCTTCACGTTCGCATGCCAGTCGGACAATGGCACGCAGATAGTCGCCGCGGTCGCCGGTGTCATAGCGGCGGCCCTTGAAGACCACGCCGTGCACCGGGCCGCCCAGGGCGGGGTCGGCGGCCAGCGCCTGGAGGGCGTCGGTGAGCTGGATCTCTCCACCGCGGCCCGGGGCGGTCTTGCGCAGCACCTCGAAGACGGCCGGGTCGAGGACGTAACGGCCGATGATCGCGAGGTTGCTGGGTGCCTCGGCCGGGTCGGGCTTCTCGACCAGGTCGGAGACGACCACGACATCGTCGTCGCCGGTGGGCGCGGCGGCGGCACAGCCGTAGAGGTGGATCTGCGCCGGGTCGACCTCCATGAGGGCGATCACGGAGCCGCCGTACTGCTCCTGTATCTCGACCATGCGCGCCAGCAGCGGGTCGCGGGGGTCGATCAGGTCGTCGCCGAGGAGGACCGCGAAGGGCTGGTCGCCCACGTGCGGTGCGGCACACAGCACCGCGTGGCCCAGGCCCCTGGGGTCGCCCTGCCGTACGTAGTGCATGGTCGCCAGGTCGCTGGACTCCTGCACCTTGGCGAGCCGGGACTCGTCGCCCTTGCGGTGCAGGGCCTCTTCGAGCTCGTAATTGCGGTCGAAGTGGTCCTCGAGCGGGCGCTTGTTGCGGCCGGTCACCATCAGCACGTCGGAGAGTCCGGCGGCGGCCGCCTCCTCCACCACGTACTGGATGGCGGGCTTGTCGACGACCGGAAGCATCTCCTTGGGTGTGGCCTTGGTGGCGGGGAGAAACCGGGTGCCGAGGCCGGCTGCGGGGATGACAGCCTTGCTGATCCGTGTGTGCGATGGGGTCATGCGCGCCACCATAACCGGCCCTATCGGAACGATGATGAGGGTCTGGTGAATAGAGCACGAGAGCGGGAGCAAGGGCACACAGTGAGCGTTGACGACGATAGAAAGCGCAGGTTGCGGCGGCATCTCCTGGAGGTGAGGAGAGCATTGCCGCAGGATGTCGTCGCCGTGACGGGCGAGGCGCTGGCCCGACGGACGCTGGAGCTGGACGAGTTGGCCGCGCCCGCCGGCGCGCGCCCCGGCGGTCGGGGCAACCACGGCGGCCCCGGCGGCCCGCCCACGGTGGCCGCCTATGTCTCGATAGGCGGCGAGCCCTCCACCCGCGCCCTGCTGGACCGGCTGCGGGCGGCCGGGGTGCGGGTGCTGCTGCCCGTCCTGCTGCCGGACAACGATCTCGACTGGGCGCTCTACGAGGGCGCCGAACGGCTCGTCCGGGCCGGCCGGGGGCTGCTGGAACCGGACGGGGCCCGGCTGGGCCCCGAGGCCGTCACACAGGCCGATGTGGTGCTGCTGCCGGGGCTCGCGGTGGACCGCGGCGGGCTGCGGCTGGGCCGCGGCGGCGGCTCCTACGACCGGGTGCTGGCCCGGCTGGAGCGGGCCGGTGCGCGGGCGTCGCTGGTGGTGCTGCTCTACGACGCGGAGGTGCTGGCCGAGGTGCCCGCCGAACCGCACGACCGGCATGTGCATGCCGCGGTGACCCCGTCGGCGGTGCACCGCTTCACGGCGCCGGGGGGCCGTACGGAGGGCTGAGGCGGGCGGACAGGGCCGGGGCCGCCGGAAGGGCGCCGCAAAGACACCGGGCGGGCCGGACGTCTTCCGGCCCGCCCGACGGCGCAGCGCTCTCCAGGGGGGGCGGGCAGCCCGCCCGCCCCCAGGGGCAGCGCCCCTACGGCGACAGCGTCAGCGTGTCCTTGCCCGCCTTCTTGACGGCGTCCTGGCTGTACGCCCAGGGCAGCAGATCGCCCTTGGCCCACTTGTCGGTCTGGTCGTAGTAGTGGGCGTCGTACGCGTGCCCCGAGGCGCCGGTGAGGTTGATCCAACGGGACTTGTCGAGGTCGGCGAGGTTGACCACCATCCGCATCGACGGGACCCAGGTGACCTTGTAGCCGCTCGCGGCGTTCCAGCCGGTGGCGTCGACCGCGGCCTCACCGCCGCCGACGTTCCAGGGCCCGCGATTGAACAGGCCCTGCAGCACGCCGGGTCCGTCGGTGCCCAGGGTCTGGTTCTTCAGGAACATCTGGTGCAGCCGGCCCCAGCTCCAGTTGTCGATGTTCTTGCCCAGCTTGGAGGTGAGTTCGTAGCGCGCGTCCGCCATGGCGTGCGCCAGGAGCTGGTCGCGGTTCTTGTCGCCGGGACGGCCCGGCCGGTCCTCGGTCTTCCACCAGGCGTTGTTCGGGTCGTCGAGGATGCCCCGGACGACCTCGTACCAGCGGTCGCCGCCGTCGGGCTGGGCGGTGGCACCGTCCCGCTCGCCGCATTCGCGGATGTACTTGTCGTTCTCGTCGGCGGGGCCGGTCTCGTCCGCCGGGCGGACGGTCAGGCACTGGCCGTCGGGGCGCAGCTCCTTGGGCATCTTGTTGCCGAAGGCGAGCTTGAGGGTGTTGCGCCAGACGGCGTTGAAGTAGGCGGCCGCGGCGGAATCGGGCTCCTGGGTGAAGTCCCAGCCCTCCAGCAGCTGCTGGGCGTCGCGGACGTACTTGTCCTTGATGTCGATCTTCGTGAGGTACGGCGTCAGCAGCCGGGCGATCTCGCTGCTGTTGTCCTTCTGGAAGGCCTGCATGTCGTCGGTGGAGACCTTGCCGCCGTCCTTGATCTTCGACTCGATCAGGTCGTTGATCCGCTGGCTGCGGGAGCCGTAGCCCCAGTCCTTGGTGAGGAGGTAGGGGTACTTCTCGTCCGTGACGGCCTGGTTGGCGGTGACGATGTAGCCGCGCTGGGGGTTGTACTCGTACGGGAGCGCCTTCTGCGGGATGTAGCGGCTCCACTGGTACCTCGGGTCCCAGCCGGGCGCCGGGAGGGTGCCGTCGAAGTGGCCGTCGCCCTTGCCGCGGACCGGGATCCGGCCCGGGGCCTGGTAGCCGATGTTGCCCTTGGTGTCGGCGTAGATCAGGTTCTGCGAGGGGGCCTCGAAGTCGCCGGCGGCCTTGCGGAAGCCGTTCCAGTCCTTGGCGCGGTCGAGCGCGAAGACGGCGTCCATGGACTTGCCGGGGTCCAGGGCGGTCCAGCGCAGCGATACGGCGTAGCCGTCGCCGCGGTCCGGTGCGGCGTTGCCGACCGGGGCGTCCTTGCCGACGTTGGCCAGTTCGCCGTCGCGGTCGGAGACGATCGGCCCGTTTCTGGTGGACCGGACGGTGATCTCGCGGCTCTCCCCGTCGGCGACCTTGATGGTCTCCTTGCGGGTTATGAAGGGCTGCTGCTTGTTGTCGTAGAGGTAGCCGTCGGCGTTGACCTTCTCCAGGTAGAGGTCGGTGACGTCGGCACCGAGGTTGGTCATGCCCCAGGAGATGTCCTGGTTGTGGCCGATGACGACGCCGGGCATACCGGAGAAGGTGAAGCCGGAGACGTCGTAGTTGCACTTGGGTCCGGTGTTACGGCAGTGCAGGCCCATCTGGTACCAGAGCGAGGGCATCTGCGGTGCCAGGTGCGGGTCGTTGGCGAGCAGCGGTTTGCCGGTGGTGGTGTGCGCACCGGAGACGACCCAGGAGTTGGAGCCGATGCCGTTGCCGTTGGGGCCGAGCAGCGCCGGGACCTTGTCGAGGGTCTTGGACAGCGAGGACAGCTGCGACTGCAGGCCCGCGGTCGCGCCGGCGGGGGTGGCGGGGGTGGCGTTCGCCGAGGCCTTGGGCGAGAACTTCTTGGTGGCGGGGTCGACCGCGCCGCCCTCGACGATCGGCTTGTTCCGCTTGTACGGGTATGCCGGGTAGAGCTGGGAGATCTGCTCCGGGGTGAAGCGGCTGGTCATCAGGGAGCGGTCGATCTCCTCCTGCATGTTGCCGCGGAGATCCCAGGCCATCGCCTTGAGCCAGGCCACCGAGTCGACCGGCGTCCACTTCTGGGGCTTGTAGTCGTTCTGGAAGTCCAGCGCCGCGTACTCCAGGGACACCGCCGAACCCTCGTGGTCCTTGAGGTAGGCGTTGACGCCGGCGGAGTAGGACTGGAGGTACTTCTTGGTGCTGGGCGACAGCTTGGTGTCGTACTCCTTCTGCGCCACGTCGTGCCAGCCGAGGGTGCGCAGGAACGAGTCGGTCTTGACCTCGCTCTTGCCGAACATCTCCGAGAGCCGGCCGGAGGTCATGTGACGCCGTACGTCCATCTCCCAGAAGCGGTCCTGGGCCTGGACGTACCCCTGGGCGCGGAAGAGGTCTTCGTCGGTGTCGGCGTAGATCTGCGGAATGCCGTTGCCGTCGCGGACGACATCCACCGGGTTGGTCAGGCCCGGGAGTTTGAGCGAGCCGGTGGTCTGCGGGAGGGAGGCGCGGACGGTACTGACCCCCCAGAACGCGCCGAAGCCGATGCCCGCCACGAGCAGCAGCACGACCGTGATCGCGACGAGGCGGCCGCGCCGCCCCTTCTTTTTCCTGGGGACTGGGCCGGACTTGTTGGCGGGCATCTCGGTCCTTCGAGGGGCAGGGTGGGAGTGCTGGAGCAACCATAGGCGCACGGGTCCGGCTACCCCTACGCGGAGTCACCGCCAGCACCTCCAACCTTCAAGTAATGGTAAATTGTTAGCCTCAGTAACTAGATACGGTAAGGAAAGACCCCTCCGGTAACCCGTGCGAGGAAGGACCAGCTCCTGTCTGTCGACCACCTCAACGAACTCCTGCTGTTCTGCTCGCTCGTACTGCTCATCGCGGTTGCCGCGGTACGGCTCTCCTCGCGCAGCGGGCTGCCCAGCCTGCTCATCTACCTGGGGATAGGCATCGCCATAGGCCAGGACGGCCTGGGCGGTGTCGTCTTCGACAATGCCGAGCTGACCCAACTCCTCGGCTATACCGCGCTGGTCGTGATCCTCGCCGAGGGCGGTCTGGGCACCAAGTGGAAAGAGATCAAGCCGGCGCTGCCCCGGGCGGTGTCGCTGTCGACGGTCGGCGTCGCGGTGAGCGTGGGGGTCACCGCGGCCGGTGCGCACTACCTGGCCGGGCTCGACTGGCGGCAGGCGCTGCTGATCGGCGCCGTGGTCTCGTCCACGGATGCCGCGGCCGTCTTCTCCGTCCTGCGCAGCGTGCCGCTGCCGGCCCGCCTGACCGGGGTGCTCGAAGCCGAATCCGGCCTCAACGACGCCCCCGTGGTCATCCTCGTCGTCGCATTCTCCACCGCGGGGCCGGTCGAACACTGGTACCTCCTGCTCGGCGAGATCGCCCTGGAACTGGCGATCGGCGCCGCGCTCGGACTGGCCATCGGCTGGCTCGGCGCCTACGGCCTGCGGCACGTGGCACTGCCCGCGTCGGGCCTCTACCCGATCGCGGTCATGGCCATCGCGGTCTCCGCCTACGCGGCCGGTGCGCTGGCGCACGGCTCGGGCTTCCTCGCTGTCTATCTGGCCGCGGTGGTCCTCGGCAACGCCAAGCTGCCGCACTCCCCGGCCACCCGCGGCTTCGCCGAAGGCCTCGGCTGGATCGGCCAGATCGGGATGTTCGTACTGCTCGGCCTGCTGGTCACCCCGCACAACCTGCTGGACGACGTCGTGCCCGCGCTGCTGATCGGCATGATCCTCACGCTCGTGGCCCGGCCGGTGTCCGTCTTTACGGCGCTGATGCCGTTCCGGGTGCCCTGGCCGGAGAAGACCCTGCTGTCGTGGGCCGGACTGCGCGGCGCGGTGCCGATCGTGCTGGCCACGATCCCGATGGTGCGGGACGTTCCCGGCAGCGACCGGGTCTTCAACATCGTCTTCGTCCTGGTCGTCGTCTACACGCTGATCCAGGGGCCGACGCTGCCCTGGCTCGCCAGGCGGCTGCAGCTGGGCGACGGCGAGGAGGCCGCCGACCTGGGCATCGAGTCCGCTCCCCTGGAACGGCTGCGCGGCCATCTGCTGTCCACCTCCATCGGCCCGGCGTCCCGTATGCACGGCGTCGAGGTCGGTGAGCTGCGGATGCCCGCGGGCGCCGCGGTCACCCTCGTCGTCCGGGACGGCTCCAGCTTCGTGCCGTCGCCCTCGACGGTGCTGCGGCGCGGCGACGAACTGCTGGTGGTCGCCACCGATCCGGTGCGCGACGCGGCCGAGCGACGGCTGCAGGCGGTCTCGCAGGGCGGCAAGCTGGCCGGCTGGCTGGGGACGGGCGGGCCCGCGGGGCGGCGGGGGCACCCGCACCGCTGAGGTCCGGACGGGCGCAGGGCGGGGGCTTCCGGGGTGCGGGCCCCGGGAGGCTCCCGCGGGAGGCGGGCCCCGGGAGGCTCCCGCGGGAGGCGGGCCCCGGAGTACGGGAAATGTGCTGCAGATCTCCACGGATCCCAAGGAAATTTACCTGAAGCCCAGGCCAATCCCAGGGCTTCCCGTACGAGGGCCTGTAGTATGAAAAGGCAACATCGACGAACCAACTCTGCCTGATGCAGAGCTGGCGCGACCGCTCGGCGGCCGCGGTCCTCCTGCCACACGCAGCCACCCTCTCGGTGCGGACCACGCGGTATCACTCGGTCCTGCGCGAGAGGACAGCTCTCGGCGCGTACCCGTGACGACCTCGCGGGTGGCGCGCTACCAGGCGGCAGAAAGGCCCGGCCGTGGCATCCGCGGTCAAGGATTCCCGTTCCGGATACGGACCACTGCTCCGCACCCCTGGTGCATGGACATTCCTGCTGCCCGGCTTTCTGGCCCGGCAGCCCTTCGCCATGCTGACGATCGGCATCGTGCTGCTCGTCGAATCGACCACCGGCTCGTACGGCACCGCAGGCGCGGTCTCCGCCGCCACCGGTGTGTCCATGGCCCTGTTCGCTCCGCAGAGCGGCAAGCTCGCCGACCGTTTCGGCCAGCG
This portion of the Streptomyces sp. 2114.4 genome encodes:
- the moaC gene encoding cyclic pyranopterin monophosphate synthase MoaC, whose amino-acid sequence is MSSGQHHLTHLDAAGAARMVDVSAKDVTARTAAARGRVLVSAQVIELLRSEGMPKGDALATARIAGIMGAKRTPELIPLCHPLAVSGVTVDLSLTDDAVEITATVKTTDRTGVEMEALTAVSVAALTVVDMVKAVDKAAVISDIRVEEKTGGKSGDWSRS
- the glp gene encoding gephyrin-like molybdotransferase Glp, with translation MNHATGRTRHQDRVWSVAEHLDDVLAKIAPLDPIELQLLEAQGCVLVEDITVPVALPPFDNSSMDGYAVRAADVAGATEEAPVTLTVLGDVAAGTGALPEIGPGQAARIMTGAPLPPGAEAVVPVEWTDGGTGEGPAATMRAHSAAPQDAAGEVRVHRPAAAGAHIRTRGSDAAEGEPALRAGTVLGPSQIGLLAAIGRGTVKVCPRPRVVVLSTGSELVQPGEALGPGQIHDSNSFQLTAAARAAGAIPYRVGAVADDADTLRSTLEDQLIRADLLVTSGGVSVGAYDVVKETLTALSADEGTVEFRTLAMQPGKPQGFGLIGPDRTPLLALPGNPVSSYVSFELFVRPAIRALMGLPEVHRPVTTARCADAVASSPQGKRQFLRGAYDPDAGTVTPVGGAGSHLIKAMAHANALIIVPEDTTEVAAGSDVDIVLIG
- the galU gene encoding UTP--glucose-1-phosphate uridylyltransferase GalU translates to MTPSHTRISKAVIPAAGLGTRFLPATKATPKEMLPVVDKPAIQYVVEEAAAAGLSDVLMVTGRNKRPLEDHFDRNYELEEALHRKGDESRLAKVQESSDLATMHYVRQGDPRGLGHAVLCAAPHVGDQPFAVLLGDDLIDPRDPLLARMVEIQEQYGGSVIALMEVDPAQIHLYGCAAAAPTGDDDVVVVSDLVEKPDPAEAPSNLAIIGRYVLDPAVFEVLRKTAPGRGGEIQLTDALQALAADPALGGPVHGVVFKGRRYDTGDRGDYLRAIVRLACEREDLGPDFRSWLRSYVTEEM
- a CDS encoding 5-formyltetrahydrofolate cyclo-ligase, with translation MRRHLLEVRRALPQDVVAVTGEALARRTLELDELAAPAGARPGGRGNHGGPGGPPTVAAYVSIGGEPSTRALLDRLRAAGVRVLLPVLLPDNDLDWALYEGAERLVRAGRGLLEPDGARLGPEAVTQADVVLLPGLAVDRGGLRLGRGGGSYDRVLARLERAGARASLVVLLYDAEVLAEVPAEPHDRHVHAAVTPSAVHRFTAPGGRTEG
- a CDS encoding penicillin acylase family protein; protein product: MPANKSGPVPRKKKGRRGRLVAITVVLLLVAGIGFGAFWGVSTVRASLPQTTGSLKLPGLTNPVDVVRDGNGIPQIYADTDEDLFRAQGYVQAQDRFWEMDVRRHMTSGRLSEMFGKSEVKTDSFLRTLGWHDVAQKEYDTKLSPSTKKYLQSYSAGVNAYLKDHEGSAVSLEYAALDFQNDYKPQKWTPVDSVAWLKAMAWDLRGNMQEEIDRSLMTSRFTPEQISQLYPAYPYKRNKPIVEGGAVDPATKKFSPKASANATPATPAGATAGLQSQLSSLSKTLDKVPALLGPNGNGIGSNSWVVSGAHTTTGKPLLANDPHLAPQMPSLWYQMGLHCRNTGPKCNYDVSGFTFSGMPGVVIGHNQDISWGMTNLGADVTDLYLEKVNADGYLYDNKQQPFITRKETIKVADGESREITVRSTRNGPIVSDRDGELANVGKDAPVGNAAPDRGDGYAVSLRWTALDPGKSMDAVFALDRAKDWNGFRKAAGDFEAPSQNLIYADTKGNIGYQAPGRIPVRGKGDGHFDGTLPAPGWDPRYQWSRYIPQKALPYEYNPQRGYIVTANQAVTDEKYPYLLTKDWGYGSRSQRINDLIESKIKDGGKVSTDDMQAFQKDNSSEIARLLTPYLTKIDIKDKYVRDAQQLLEGWDFTQEPDSAAAAYFNAVWRNTLKLAFGNKMPKELRPDGQCLTVRPADETGPADENDKYIRECGERDGATAQPDGGDRWYEVVRGILDDPNNAWWKTEDRPGRPGDKNRDQLLAHAMADARYELTSKLGKNIDNWSWGRLHQMFLKNQTLGTDGPGVLQGLFNRGPWNVGGGEAAVDATGWNAASGYKVTWVPSMRMVVNLADLDKSRWINLTGASGHAYDAHYYDQTDKWAKGDLLPWAYSQDAVKKAGKDTLTLSP
- a CDS encoding potassium/proton antiporter — translated: MSVDHLNELLLFCSLVLLIAVAAVRLSSRSGLPSLLIYLGIGIAIGQDGLGGVVFDNAELTQLLGYTALVVILAEGGLGTKWKEIKPALPRAVSLSTVGVAVSVGVTAAGAHYLAGLDWRQALLIGAVVSSTDAAAVFSVLRSVPLPARLTGVLEAESGLNDAPVVILVVAFSTAGPVEHWYLLLGEIALELAIGAALGLAIGWLGAYGLRHVALPASGLYPIAVMAIAVSAYAAGALAHGSGFLAVYLAAVVLGNAKLPHSPATRGFAEGLGWIGQIGMFVLLGLLVTPHNLLDDVVPALLIGMILTLVARPVSVFTALMPFRVPWPEKTLLSWAGLRGAVPIVLATIPMVRDVPGSDRVFNIVFVLVVVYTLIQGPTLPWLARRLQLGDGEEAADLGIESAPLERLRGHLLSTSIGPASRMHGVEVGELRMPAGAAVTLVVRDGSSFVPSPSTVLRRGDELLVVATDPVRDAAERRLQAVSQGGKLAGWLGTGGPAGRRGHPHR